The Lepidochelys kempii isolate rLepKem1 chromosome 2, rLepKem1.hap2, whole genome shotgun sequence genomic interval AGCGGTTTCCGGATTCGGGATCAGagagaaacaacaacaaagcGTCGCAGACTGGGAACCGTCATAAATCGGGGCGGGGCAGTGGCAGCGTTGTCTCGGTGCCCGGATGTGAAGAGATTCCATCCACTTGCTTCTGCTCTCCAGAGAGGCTGCAGGCTTCTGGGTGATATGGGAAAGGTGCGCGAGCGACAGTGACCTCGCGCCACTCACCCAGCCTGCGCGAGCTTCTCTGTCCCCGTCCCCCCTCGAGctcgcgcccccctgcccccgctccccagAACAGCCAGGAGAGAGCGGCTCGTGCCGCGAGCGCGCACCGGAGGAGACTCGCTGAGGTAAGTGACCGCGGGGCGCCAGCCCGGCCTCCCCGCCAGAGGCTGGGCGGCCGCGGTCCCTTCCTTCGTGATCGCGCCACTTCCCCCAGCGCCTACgtcccggctgctgctgctgcctcctctggTTCCCAGGCGCAGTGActgtggtgggggaaggaagatgCCCCTGGCGCGCGACCCCCTCGGCCCCAAACGGCCGCTCCCCCGCGGCGCGTCTGCGGAGTATGAGGAGACGCCCCGGCTGTTACTGGGAGTCGCTGAGGCTCGGGGCCCTGGACCGGGCTTTGCGCCCTCCGCCGTGGGGTGTCCCCCTGGGGGCGGGGTGCAAAGTCTGCAGGCCGCGAATGATTTCCGTGTCAGCGGCGGGTGACTCCAGTCCCTTGTCCCGTAGCTTGGGCCCCGACCCCGCTGAATCCGACCCACAGCCCGCAGCCAGCTGTGAGGGAGGCGGGTGTTTTCCCTCACTGTCCTGAGCCAGGACCGTTGATCAACCTACAGCTGTCAGCCCTTATCCACTCTCCCGCTTCCTCCAACGTCTGCAAGGTCTTAGACTGCCAACTCCTCGGGGCAGAGACTGGGCCCTGTCTGCATGTCCAGAAAGCTCCTCGTGCTGCTCGACTGAAATCAGACCGAAGGGAGGAGTTAAACCGCAGCAGCTGTGTGTGGAGGAGGGTGGCACTTGAATTGGATGCTCTTTGTCTCCACTGATAAATCTCTCCTCCATGTAACTCATCTGGGGAACAGAAGTGGCAGTGGACTTCTCTCTGCTCTATGTATtgctgggaaaaaaatcaagaccACTATGACTAGCCTTTAAAAATGCCACAGACAGTGCAAAGGGCATACTGCTTACCTTATGCAGATCAACATTTGAACACTTTGTGATGGTGTAACAGGCCTGTAGGTTACATTTATTAGCAAACAAAATAGTTTTTTACAAGCTAATGCAAGGATCTATACATAAGCTTGTGTGGTATGGCACTTGATAGTCAAATTTCTTACTAGCAGGAATCATAGCTTCCCTACTGGTTAGTGTAAGGAAAGATGAAAGTCTTGGAGGTAAATCTTGTCCACATAGCTGCTTCTGTCATCTGTGTCGTCAGAAactacttgattttttttttttttttaaattatggagTTAATTGGGAGAAGTGCTAACAATCTTATAAATAATTATATTCACAATCTGGATTCTAAATTCTGTTCCAGAGGTtggggacccaatcctgcaacttgTGTGTGGAGGCAGattccatcaaagtcagtgggcAATATAGAGCCAACGAATTGCTGGATTAAAGTAGAGAAGCTAGAATTTGCTTAAATAGAGATCAGTTGGTTAGCCTGACGGACTGActttttaataaatcatttttaaacttGATAGAGTGGGAAGCTTGTTTTCACAGTCTGAAAAATTCTAACTTAATTAGAAAACGTAAATTGGGACCTGACACAAACTTTTATATTTTCTAATAaactggaagatatgctttagccaaacaaacAGTTATTTGTCTCAATAAATGAAGGAAATTCCAATGGCCTATATTATATGGAAGGTaaaactagatgatctaatgttcctttctggccttaactTGTTTTAGTTTTATAGATCTTTGAGGTTGCAGTGACAGTTTTGTCATGGGGCTATAGAAATACTTTGCTGTCAGCTTGTTGATGCAAAAAAAACTTGAACTGTTATAGCAGTCTGATATTGGAAACCAATGGTAgttgaatatttatttaaaatttaaaaattttaagttGACTGAAGACCTAAAAGTATCTTTCAGTGCCCAGAATTGTTACCCAGAACAATACTGTAAAATTATCTGAGATTGTTCTGCCTTAACTAACTGAAAAAACACTTTTTCCTGAGTGATCGTTACTTAAGTGGATgtagaaaaaaatatatctttGCATAATAAGACTGTGCCTAAAGAGTAACAGAAGCCTGCTTGTTGGAGAACTTAAACATACTAGTCAGATGTAGATTTGAAAATCAATGGTGAGAGGCTGTACTAACATGGCTCAGGAGCAACTTCCTGGTGAGAGGCCCCATTACTTGCTAGTTCCAGGTTTTCTGTCCAGGTGTTGTCCCTGTCATCTTCTCAGAAGCTCCATGTTTCATATTGGGCTTGGGTTAGTAAGTGTCTCAGGTTGGACCTTAACCTCTCTCCCCCTGGAGGAGGGTTTTGGTATCCACTTTTCTTCCATGGTTTTCTGGTTGGTACTTATAGGTTTCCTGAGCAGCATGAGTAGTAACAATTCTTGACAACTTGGGGACTCTTAATAGCAGCAGTGGAACTAACCAGAATTTTGTTAATTTGTCTACTATTGCTGACAATGCTATGAGGTGCAGGAAAAGCAGCAGACCCCTTTGTTTGAAGGCTGTGATAGAATATTTCCTTCCAGTTtgccttctgtttgcttttggaAGAAtgcataagggctagaaactttttcttAAATAACCATATAGGTTCTTAAACAACTACATTCATTTTTGCACCATTGGAAATACAAGAGAAAGTGTTAAATAGGAAAATggcaaaaaaatattaaaagcttgaaaatataagATGTATTCTTTGGTGGCTGTTAGAGTAACTAGAAAAATAAAGGGACTGTTTTCAGCTTCTAATATAAAAGTACTGTTCATCACTGTCTTTTTGTTAGAGGGCTTGTCTGATGCTATAACATTTCGGAGGTTGGGAGTACAAAGAAGTGCATCATTAGCCTCTGGGAGCGATACATATGAGAGCATATAGTGTTGCTTAACAGTGGCATCTGACTATGGTACTAATGGGGCTCCAAAAAGGGCCCTGTCCAGTCCTCTGCTCCTTAGGGCTTTGGCTAATGTAATGCAGAGCTACAACTGTAACTGAAGGGTCCTGATATAAAATTCTGTCATAAAGACAGAATAGGGAGGGTTGCATAAAGTTCACGTCACTTTTGCCTGAGACTCTCATACTTtaaagctaagtattattatttgaaagaatgaaaaaatgtAATATAGGTGGTCAGGAGCTGTATGCCTGAATTCAGAGTTCGAGAAATAGAAGGTAAAAATTAACAGAATAAACATACTGGATCTAAATATCTCCATAAATGTTTTATTCTTTATAGGTGATATGTAAAGCCTTGACTACAACCAAATTTATAAGGAATGCTTTTGGCACAGCTTGATAAGTTACTTTTTTCTGAAACATCGATCGCTTCTTATAAAATACCTGTAAGTAAAATACATGTAGTATATTAAACTTAAAATGGCTTAACAGATTTTGCTTTCTGATCGTGACTAGTACACACTGGTAGTAAATAGACAAAATTAATAATCCAGTATGTCTCCTTTTGTATAATATGACTAATAATGTACATTAGCAATAGAAGTAGCTGAAAAAGTTTGTAGAAATTTGGTTCAATTATTGTTTTGCAGAAATGGCAGCCCAAAAAAGGAAGCCTGCAATAGCAGAACCTTCTGCTAAACGTCGGAAGCTAGATAAGAACAGCAAATCatcaacaaagaaagaaagagaggtgTCAGCCACAAAACATGTCTTAAATAAATCCAAGCCAAATAAAAGTGCAATGCAGAAGAAAGCAGTGCTTAAAAACTCGGTCAAACCTAACAGGTCAGTGATAAATAAAGCCATCAATAATTGTGCTAGGCGGTCCTCCCATTCTAAACTAGTGCAGAAACATTCCAAGCAGAGTGAACTTCAGTTAAAGAAAAGATCTAGTAAAACAGTATCTATGAAAAAATCGTCCCTAAAATCATTAAGTAGGGTACCTACTACAAAAACACCCTCCAGATCTTCAAAAATAAACCATACTAATTTCTTGAAATCGGCAAAGACTTCCTCCAAAAGAGGTCCTGAAGGGAAGGACAGATGTGCTTTACAAACCAAAGTTTCAGTTGAAAGCAAGAGACAACAGCAATTAAAGTCAACTTCAGATATTAAAAAGAATTCATCAAAACCTCAAAGTATTAGGCAGTCTGTAAAAACTTTAAATGAAACTACACTTAGGAACATACATGTGGATAGGAAATCTGTTAATGGAAATTCTACAGAAAGTAATTCTTCTACAAGTACTAAAGTTGTAAAAATTACTGATAAAAATTTAGGGATACAAGTTCAGAGTCCTAAAAAGAATCTTGCAAAAAAGTCAACTTCTCAAGATGCTGAACAGCAATTGATTAAATCTTTCAGTGACAACAAACGTGAACCTGAATTAGGAACGCGCATGATGACAAGATCATCAGgcacaaacaataaaataactgTCAAAGACACACAACAGCAGCCAAAAGCCACAAAAAATAAGGAAGTGTCCCAGAAAAAGTCAGCACAAGACATTCCTAAGCCAAGACACATCATTATCCCAGATGAGCAACTAACCAGGCGATCACGTAGATTGCAGCAGTTATCAGATACGTCAGCAAGATCCCTTTGTAATAGTGAAATTAAAGGAGGAAAGGCTTCAGAAGTGCAACAGGGCACTCAGACAAAAGGATGTATTCAGGGTACTAGAGTTGAAACAGTCAAACCTCTTAAACAGAAAACTGAacagaaaaataagaaaacaaaatcaaattttaTAAGTGGAGATGAAGAAATAACTGTAGGAATAACCAGCTCTCTACCAGAGAAAAAATGTAAAACGGATCATAAAACTAATGATTCTAACAGTTCTCAACATAGCCTGCAAGGCTCAGGATTATTTCTTGGTCGTAAAAAAGTAGAAATGGTAAGTCCTCTTCAACCAACTTCTGTGACAATAaataaggaaaaacaaccagTGCATCAGAATGTGAAAAGCAGTGGAAAAGCAAAGAGAGTTTCACAGCCACCTGTAAATGAAATAGATCTAGTCAATCatccagagaatgttgtgaagtccaaacgGGTAAGCATTCTTGAACTCTGTGAGGAAATTGCAGGTGAAATTGAGTCAGATACAGTAGAGGTGAAAAGAGATTCTCCCAACACTGAATATAaaaaaggagaagagaaacatgcagacacacagctgtcacaGACTGTAATGCTTACTCAGAAGGAATCAAATGAGAGCACTCAGTGCAAGCGTTTTTTCCCCAGCAAAAAAGGAATACCTGTCAAATGTGTTCTGAATGGCAGAAATACTCCTTCAAACAAAAACTCTAAGTGGACCAAAATTAAACTAACGAAAGCTAATAATATAcatcaaaataaattaaactcTGCAAGTGTTCCAAAGCTGGATTTGTTAGAAACGAAAACTAAAGTTCCAGAGTCAAGTCAAGCAATGGGTGCAGAAATACAGCTTTCAAAGGCCCAAGATAAATTGTCTGTGTCAAAGCCATGTGAGACTAAAAGTGCAACTCATATACAGGAGAAATTGGGAGCAGTTTCTTCTGAAACGGTCAGAGCTAAAGATGTGACACCAGAAACAAAGCAATCAACAAAAAAAGTTGCTGAAAATGGTTTGTTGGATAATCGGACAAAACATGTTCCTGAGCCAAGGCTAGATGAGgtaattctttttatttatggAATGTGGTGGGAGGATACTTTTCTAAATTTGTTCTAGTACCTGACGGTGCTATCTGTGCTCGTGTAACTAGCTTTGTCAGTAACATTTTGTGCAACTAAAACATTTCAGTATAGGAACCTTAATCTGCTTTTGAGTTGACTTGTTCTTCTCCTATTAAaacaaatctatttaaaaaataaaattctcctCCAATAACTCAAGTGCATAGCACaacaaatcaaaatgtcatggttGATTAATTAAAATACCATAACTATCTTGTGTTGAAAGTGTACATTAAGGGAAATGGGAGAACAAAATACTACTTATGATCAGGTTTGTTTAAATGTAATGTTCTAAGAACATAGGAGTACATGTAATAACCGTATTCTTTCCAAATAAGCATCCATATGCACTGAATATGTAATGTAGCAAAATTTTGCTGCGTCAGATAGTGCCACAAATATATACATGGGGTTGCTTATCCGTTCACTAAGCAAAGTCTTaaagagaactggaaaaagtgCTAAACTGATCTTGTAGGAACTCAATAATGGTTTTTACTCATAAGATAATGAAATGGGGACAGAActtggagagagagatggagctGTTTGACTTTGATCTATCATCTGTTCTATTGTGTTGTTCAGAGTTTTAACTTGCATTTGGATACAAGTCCAGAAAGCACTCCAGTGAAAAGTACTacagcagcaccaccaccacctaagCAAGCCAAAAAGGAGATAGAGAGTGAATCTCAAGGTAAAAAATCTAAACTGTAAATTCTGTGCACTCTGAGAGGTCTGTTAAGGGTGGGGATGAAGGAATCCTCTTCTTCCTTTTCAATTGGGAAGGTTTTACAAAATTTATTGGTGTCAGCAGGGCATGAAAACTTACCTGGTAGTCCTAGAACTAAGCCTAATCAAGGTGAAAAATGTGGTATCTGGCAACCATGCCCTCCAGAGCCACATCCCCAGTAATGTAAAAGAATAAAAGTTATGTACTTGGTTTAAATGTAATACACCCACAGCACTTGTTGATACCTAATGTTTTTGGCTATATTACATTATTACTGGTGGAATTAATCAAATATATTAGAATAGTATTTGGCCAGTTACAAGAACCAGTTGAATACCGAAAAATATTAATCAGATATAATATGATTGTCAGTAAAATCAGATGTTAATTGAGTACTAGTCTACCAGCTTGACTTATTTCATCCTTTTTGCTTTTACCACCTTTTCCTTCCTGTCTTCTCAACTTTGTCCAGTAACTGATCATGGCTTGTGAGTTGTTATTGGTGTCTGTTTTCTCTTGTggtgtgccccctcccccccgccccacccaaaTATTCTCTACTTTCTTCTCCATCCACAAACTCTCTCAACACTATTCTCCTTATTTATCTCATCACCCATTCTTTCTCTCCCACCTTCCTACATCTACACGCAGGACTTGGAATTTTTACCAGGTACCTAATAGTAAGGAGACTTATTCATCTGATTGTGGAATGATACAAAAAGTGGGGCAATGCTCAGGTGAAAAGCCTTGCTCCCCTGCAGCAGCTGATAAAAGGAAGTATGCTTGAATTTCTTCTAGGATGTTGATCCCTGGACTCTGTTCAATGGTTCTGTCTTTCCTGTCAGCTTCTGGCTGGTAGATGTCTGATAAACTTGAAACTCTGCCTTCTCTGGCTGCTGGAAGAGGAGCTGCATACTCTGTGTTCTCCTTTTGTATCAGAGTCTTCTGGCTGCTAAAAGGGTGAGGGTTCTCATTAGTGTACACCCTCCCTTCCTCTGGACTGATGTGCTGAGGGGAGGGACTGTCTGCTATTCAACCCCATGCTCAGCTTTTTGGCTGATGCAAGGGAGTGTTTATGCTGCTCTGCCCTTCCTCTAGACTCCATATTTAGACTCCCCTTCCTTAGTGCCTGTCTCCCTCATAGCTTTCCCACGTTGTAGTAGAATGAAACTGACCTGACTTCTTCATTTTGCTTCCATTTTCTGGGATCTGAAAAATGGCAATGACAACTTTCTGCCAAAAGTAGTGGTGTGAAAGGTGGTTATCTGGCaacgtttaaaaaaaataataaataaccgGACAGCTCAGAGCAGGCGACCCTCTTCAACGTGGGAGGGCAGCCTAACTAGAAGGAAAACTGTCTTGAAACCTCTGTTCATGGATTAAATGAAGCTTTGTGTTGGGCAATGGCAACACGATTGCCATCTGTTCGCAGTCCACCAAGTCTGTGGCAACAACGTGGGAAGAGAATGGGCATGCACTGAGTTAAACTAGGGAAAGGCCCTCTCTCTGTTTGTATCGGTTGGCATCCCTGACGTACACTGCAAAGTGACTACATGGATGCAGGCAGTTTCTGCAGATCATGGATGCTTGCACAGTGACTCTTCTCCAGATCAGGAGAACaagaagacaaagaaaacaaTACTTTGGTCAGTCTTTCCTTTGCCGCCTCTTGTGGaagagctgagcagcagcagaggtgtGGCGTTGTCCTTCTGCCCTCTTAAGAAACCAATGCAGTGCATCTTCCTATTAGTTTGATCTTGGAACCATCTTCAAAAACATTAGGGTTAGAAACTTTCTAAATTTGTGTGGATTTTCTAGCGGTTGATGGCACTTGCCCAGGAAAGCTTCCTTTACACTCTGGGCTAGTAAGTGTTTTCCAGTCTGGAGCATGGAGTTGAGTAAACTTTGGATGATCCATCTGACTAGAAATATTAATTGAATTGGCAACTTGTACAGTTCTCCTTACTACTTTCTTCTTGACAAATTAAACAATGATTCTTCTGTTTCctcacatttgctttttttttttctgggttccCTTACTCTCAAAGACATTTATCCATGTCTTTTGTTTACCACCACCTTATTTCTAACAGTATACATCTCCTCTTCTCGCTTTCACCCTCTTCATTTATTTGTAtgcatcccatctcaaaaaggaacTAGAGTTCCTCCTTTTTATCTCCCCCTTCTGCACCAAATTCCCACAAACTTGTAACCATTCATCTGTCTGAAGAGGGCTGACCGCACCTCTCTCAGAAACCTGTCAGCACTGTTCCAGTTGTCAAGCCTTGGTCAGTGTAATGTGAACCTTCGCTTCTTGAACCATGAGAGGCGAGGGGGAAAAGAACCAAACTCTGTCCTAAACTAATAAGTATCCTTACTAGATCACTGCTACATCTCTTACTCCTCTCTGATGGCATGCCATGCTCTTGCCTTCTATCCATCTCGTTGTGATAGTGCCTGGCCTTGTGGTGCCCTATGCAATGTTTCATCAGCAGGACTCACCGTTTACTAAAAGATGACACTTGTGCAATTCTTCATTTCAATGCAGCTCCAGCTTTTTGAAGTGCCACATACAGTAAGAGTATGCAGTAGGAGCCTTTACTGTTGctgggagtttaaaaaaaaaaaaaaaaagtccgtCCGtcgttcccccaccccttttgccCCCCAATTGCATTTCCTAACTGTGTCTATTTCCCCTACCCTACTACTGAGCAAGTCAAGGATCGTATTTATGGCTCTGCTGCTGTACATAGCAGTACCCAATTGATGTCAACTTGAGCAGGTTGAGCAGCAGAATTAATCTGATTTTTAGTTTCCTCCTTGGCTATTGAGAGAGAACCATGTTCAGCAACAGTGGATATGTATAATTTTTAATGTAAGGTAAGTTTAAAAAATTTGGTGTGGAGAAATATCAGAATCCTGCACTAAATTTGCACCATTTCAttacagggtttgttttttttctgtacagATAAAGTACAGCTTGTATAACATGGTCTTCAATATCTCTTTTTGCTGTAGTGAAGTTAACCTGTTTTGCCATTTGTTTAGCTAAGTTTGCTTTTTCTATTAAGAGAAATTTTATAATTAAATGACCATCCTTGATTAACTGCAGGTTCGGCTCCCAAGCAGTTGGTGCGCACTTTATTCACAAATCAGACATCTGAGACTAGTGAGAAGAGGTATAGTACCTTTTTATTCTTTAATATACTTATGGAATGACAGTAGCCCCTCCTTAGGTAAAGTTGCCATTATAAGACCAATTTTTTTGTCCCTCTTTTCCACTGCCATCCTAAACTTccatgtaaaaacaaaaattggtGTCTCATCCTTTCTATAAGAGACCAACTTCTGTGTTATCCAGTTTACCAAACAAGGTTGTCAGTGGAAAAAGCACTAACTTCAGCTTTGGTAAAAATAAATTATCATACAGCCTGGCTGCAATGTGAGTCGCACCTTTTTCTGAAAAAGTGGTAATTAGCAGAGCTAAAAAATACTTaacattttgctttgctttttgccCGATCCTAACCTGAGACTCGAAAATAGATGATGACTAAAATGAAGTTTATTATtcagaggaggatgaggaggaaggtTCCTGTAATCTTTCAGTTACAAAAATTTTGTAATAGTACacattttttaatggaaatgtttAGGTTTTTTGTGCCCCAATCTACCTTAAATCTAgctgcacagtggggccctgagaAAATCAGAAATTCAGGCTGCCTtatccataattttttttttcctcatttgcAACAACACAAAGTAGAATGCTTCACTTTTAATGACATAGCGGCTGTGCCAATTCTGGCCATTCTGTCATACACTCTCTCCTGATTGCCATTCGACACTCTTAATGAGGTCTGATTAGACAAATAACACATTGAAAACAATGTACAGAGATGCTTAACAGGTCAAAGTAATGGACACTATTATTCCACATCCTAATCAGTGATCTTAGTGTCATTAGACATAAAGTATCATGTTCATAATGAAGACATGAAACCAATTATAAAGCACTGCTCTGTAGTTCAAATTTTCAGTCTTCACCTACAAGCTGGACAAATACAGTGGCTTTTCAAAATTAACCCAGAGGTTGAGGACTTCTTAACCTTTAGAAAATTTTCTTGATCCAAAAATAACACCACTGTCAAAAAAGCCATAAAAAGAACAAAGAAGTGAGGTTGGGACTGATAAGTGGGCAGATATAAGTTCTAAATGTTTGAGTTCCTTGCAAATTTAATCTTGAACTTTTTTTGCCTTAGTTTCGAGAGTTTTATAAAGATTGTTGCTCTTAGTTGCTGATGTGAGTGTGGTCTTATATTCAATTTTACCTAAGCTAAGTTTTCTGTCTGGAAATAGAGGATGTTCATATTGTTGCAAGCTTGAAAAAAGATTTCTCGGCTAATAAATCTGTGCTCCCTTTGCTATTTTAGATACTTTTGTTTACATAAGTGCTTTCTTAACATATGTCCCAGATACTGCTCCTATAATCCTATTAGAGACATGATTGACATAAAAATGTCACGTGGTATAATTTCACTTTAGGCCCAAGAAGAAAAGATGTAGTAGGAAAGATCACTCTTTAAACATAATTATTTCCAGTAATTAACGTGTCAGAAGAAATGGTGAATCAAGTGAAAGACATGAATTGATGTCTTAAGTCTGGCATGCCAACACTTCTTTAGATACAACTTGTAGAGCAAAAATTTCAATGTATGTAAAAGCTTATAATTCATCTACTGCAATAGACTGTGGCAACTATTAGCATCTTCTTAATAAGAATATGTTGCTCTGTCTGATCTCTGCTTTGCAAAAAAGTTAGGATTAGTAATTGCCAAATAGAGGTGCTTGTGGTGgtgttaaaataaattattttatttttattgtgcgAGAGAGTTTTTAGTGACCTCTAGGAGCCTCTCATTCTAAATTCTACTGCTGTCTCCTTTTGGAAAAAGTTCCCTAGAGCTCTGTGGGGAAGTGTTAGTTGGTAACAATCCCTTTTCTATTTCCTGTTGGCTGTATTGTTTGAGGGAAAGTGGAAGCAGGAAGAACTTTGATCTGCCTCTGAGGTTGGCAGTACCAAGTTGGCTTCTCTTCTCCATGCAGTGGGAAagtgccttttaaaaacattttgagaaAAGTAGAGCCACAGGATGTGTATACATAGCCTGTGCACAGGTCCTTTTCAAAGGTGTGGGGGAAGGAATTCTCTTCCTTAAGGGACTGGAATGGTGTGGTCTAGACAGACACTGTTCTGCTCCTCTCCTGGTGATATTGGGCCACTGCTAACTCTGACCATAATTTGTTTGTAAAGTGAAAGTCAGAGGGAAGATTACAGTAACTgccttcattatttatttttaagaaaagaatcTGACATGCCTCCAACTCTATGTATACAAGACACACAGTAgcatcatttaaaaatcatgtaTCTACGTTACCAGAAGTCAATGAAAATACTGAGGAATCGTAGCTGAGCAAACAAGAAAATGATCTTGAGAGAGATGTAAATAAACCACTGTGTCTATACTAGTTGAATGGTTATGTTATGTGATAAGTAAATTGCCCAGTCATTCATTATTTCTTCCCACTAGCTATATAGTTTATAATTTATGATAATCACAAATGATGCACTTTTTTGTTCATCTTGGCTATAGTTTTGAATGTATCAAAATTGTAAACTAAAACACATATGCTTTTAGTTCTTACTTTGggatttaaatttatttaaaatggatttaCATTTATAgatgcatttttgaaaatatctaGTCAGAAGGGCCTTATTAAATTGTATAAACTGAGCAGGATTTGTCAGCCTCTTCTGACAGGAAATATGTTTGTTTAAAGGGTCC includes:
- the ESCO1 gene encoding N-acetyltransferase ESCO1 isoform X1 codes for the protein MAAQKRKPAIAEPSAKRRKLDKNSKSSTKKEREVSATKHVLNKSKPNKSAMQKKAVLKNSVKPNRSVINKAINNCARRSSHSKLVQKHSKQSELQLKKRSSKTVSMKKSSLKSLSRVPTTKTPSRSSKINHTNFLKSAKTSSKRGPEGKDRCALQTKVSVESKRQQQLKSTSDIKKNSSKPQSIRQSVKTLNETTLRNIHVDRKSVNGNSTESNSSTSTKVVKITDKNLGIQVQSPKKNLAKKSTSQDAEQQLIKSFSDNKREPELGTRMMTRSSGTNNKITVKDTQQQPKATKNKEVSQKKSAQDIPKPRHIIIPDEQLTRRSRRLQQLSDTSARSLCNSEIKGGKASEVQQGTQTKGCIQGTRVETVKPLKQKTEQKNKKTKSNFISGDEEITVGITSSLPEKKCKTDHKTNDSNSSQHSLQGSGLFLGRKKVEMVSPLQPTSVTINKEKQPVHQNVKSSGKAKRVSQPPVNEIDLVNHPENVVKSKRVSILELCEEIAGEIESDTVEVKRDSPNTEYKKGEEKHADTQLSQTVMLTQKESNESTQCKRFFPSKKGIPVKCVLNGRNTPSNKNSKWTKIKLTKANNIHQNKLNSASVPKLDLLETKTKVPESSQAMGAEIQLSKAQDKLSVSKPCETKSATHIQEKLGAVSSETVRAKDVTPETKQSTKKVAENGLLDNRTKHVPEPRLDESFNLHLDTSPESTPVKSTTAAPPPPKQAKKEIESESQGSAPKQLVRTLFTNQTSETSEKRVPLPNHSLAPRCSSFLSSEQHIQKLREAGKDDKQLIIDAGQKRFGAISCNICGMLYTASNPEDETQHLLFHNQFISAVKYVGWKKERILAEYPDGKIIMVLPDDPKYALKKVEEIREMVDNDLGFQQAPLMCYSRTKTLLFISNDKKVTGCLIAEHIQSGYRVIEEKIPEVSSENEKIIFERQKAWCCSTSPEPAICGISRIWVFSMMRRKKIASRMIESLRSNFIYGSYLKKEEIAFSDPTPDGKLFATQYCGTGQFLVYNFLNGQYHT
- the ESCO1 gene encoding N-acetyltransferase ESCO1 isoform X3: MAAQKRKPAIAEPSAKRRKLDKNSKSSTKKEREVSATKHVLNKSKPNKSAMQKKAVLKNSVKPNRSVINKAINNCARRSSHSKLVQKHSKQSELQLKKRSSKTVSMKKSSLKSLSRVPTTKTPSRSSKINHTNFLKSAKTSSKRGPEGKDRCALQTKVSVESKRQQQLKSTSDIKKNSSKPQSIRQSVKTLNETTLRNIHVDRKSVNGNSTESNSSTSTKVVKITDKNLGIQVQSPKKNLAKKSTSQDAEQQLIKSFSDNKREPELGTRMMTRSSGTNNKITVKDTQQQPKATKNKEVSQKKSAQDIPKPRHIIIPDEQLTRRSRRLQQLSDTSARSLCNSEIKGGKASEVQQGTQTKGCIQGTRVETVKPLKQKTEQKNKKTKSNFISGDEEITVGITSSLPEKKCKTDHKTNDSNSSQHSLQGSGLFLGRKKVEMVSPLQPTSVTINKEKQPVHQNVKSSGKAKRVSQPPVNEIDLVNHPENVVKSKRVSILELCEEIAGEIESDTVEVKRDSPNTEYKKGEEKHADTQLSQTVMLTQKESNESTQCKRFFPSKKGIPVKCVLNGRNTPSNKNSKWTKIKLTKANNIHQNKLNSASVPKLDLLETKTKVPESSQAMGAEIQLSKAQDKLSVSKPCETKSATHIQEKLGAVSSETVRAKDVTPETKQSTKKVAENGLLDNRTKHVPEPRLDESFNLHLDTSPESTPVKSTTAAPPPPKQAKKEIESESQGSAPKQLVRTLFTNQTSETSEKRVPLPNHSLAPRCSSFLSSEQHIQKLREAGKDDKQLIIDAGQKRFGAISCNICGMLYTASNPEDETQHLLFHNQFISAVKYVGWKKERILAEYPDGKIIMVLPDDPKYALKKGYRVIEEKIPEVSSENEKIIFERQKAWCCSTSPEPAICGISRIWVFSMMRRKKIASRMIESLRSNFIYGSYLKKEEIAFSDPTPDGKLFATQYCGTGQFLVYNFLNGQYHT
- the ESCO1 gene encoding N-acetyltransferase ESCO1 isoform X2, yielding MAAQKRKPAIAEPSAKRRKLDKNSKSSTKKEREVSATKHVLNKSKPNKSAMQKKAVLKNSVKPNRSVINKAINNCARRSSHSKLVQKHSKQSELQLKKRSSKTVSMKKSSLKSLSRVPTTKTPSRSSKINHTNFLKSAKTSSKRGPEGKDRCALQTKVSVESKRQQQLKSTSDIKKNSSKPQSIRQSVKTLNETTLRNIHVDRKSVNGNSTESNSSTSTKVVKITDKNLGIQVQSPKKNLAKKSTSQDAEQQLIKSFSDNKREPELGTRMMTRSSGTNNKITVKDTQQQPKATKNKEVSQKKSAQDIPKPRHIIIPDEQLTRRSRRLQQLSDTSARSLCNSEIKGGKASEVQQGTQTKGCIQGTRVETVKPLKQKTEQKNKKTKSNFISGDEEITVGITSSLPEKKCKTDHKTNDSNSSQHSLQGSGLFLGRKKVEMVSPLQPTSVTINKEKQPVHQNVKSSGKAKRVSQPPVNEIDLVNHPENVVKSKRVSILELCEEIAGEIESDTVEVKRDSPNTEYKKGEEKHADTQLSQTVMLTQKESNESTQCKRFFPSKKGIPVKCVLNGRNTPSNKNSKWTKIKLTKANNIHQNKLNSASVPKLDLLETKTKVPESSQAMGAEIQLSKAQDKLSVSKPCETKSATHIQEKLGAVSSETVRAKDVTPETKQSTKKVAENGLLDNRTKHVPEPRLDESFNLHLDTSPESTPVKSTTAAPPPPKQAKKEIESESQGSAPKQLVRTLFTNQTSETSEKRVPLPNHSLAPRCSSFLSSEQHIQKLREAGKDDKQLIIDAGQKRFGAISCNICGMLYTASNPEDETQHLLFHNQFISAVKYVGWKKERILAEYPDGKIIMVLPDDPKYALKKVEEIREMVDNDLGFQQAPLMCYSRTKTLLFISNDKKVTGCLIAEHIQSGYRVIEEKIPEVSSENEKIIFERQKAWCCSTSPEPAICGISRIWVFSMMRRKKIASRMIESLRKIQELCDISSKTIQMGL